In one Bordetella pertussis 18323 genomic region, the following are encoded:
- the rdgB gene encoding RdgB/HAM1 family non-canonical purine NTP pyrophosphatase, whose product MLPMSAEILNPNLRRVVLASNNAGKLREFSALFAPLGIELVPQSELGVSEAEEPHATFVENALAKARHASRHTGLPALADDSGLCVVALGGAPGVHSARYAQQPGGARSDAANNALLVRELAAAGDRRAWYVALLALVRTENDPCPLIGEGLWHGEIVDAPAGEHGFGYDPHFYLPQQGCTAAQLAPEHKNRISHRAQALAQLLDKLRATGPVDRP is encoded by the coding sequence ATGTTGCCCATGTCCGCAGAAATACTCAATCCAAACTTGCGTCGCGTGGTGCTTGCATCCAACAATGCCGGCAAATTGCGCGAATTCTCGGCCCTGTTCGCCCCGCTTGGGATAGAACTGGTGCCGCAAAGCGAATTGGGCGTCTCGGAGGCCGAGGAGCCTCACGCCACCTTTGTCGAGAACGCGCTGGCCAAGGCCCGCCACGCCAGCCGGCATACCGGCCTGCCGGCCCTGGCCGACGATTCGGGCCTGTGCGTGGTGGCGCTGGGCGGGGCGCCGGGCGTGCATTCGGCCCGCTACGCCCAGCAGCCCGGCGGCGCCCGCAGCGACGCGGCCAACAACGCCTTGCTGGTGCGCGAGCTGGCCGCGGCCGGCGACCGGCGCGCCTGGTATGTGGCGCTGCTGGCGCTGGTGCGCACCGAGAACGATCCCTGTCCGCTCATTGGCGAAGGGCTCTGGCACGGTGAGATCGTCGATGCGCCGGCCGGCGAGCATGGCTTCGGCTACGACCCGCATTTCTATCTGCCGCAGCAGGGTTGCACCGCCGCCCAACTGGCGCCGGAGCACAAGAACCGCATCAGCCACCGGGCGCAGGCCCTGGCGCAGCTGCTGGACAAGCTGCGCGCAACCGGGCCGGTGGACCGGCCCTAG
- a CDS encoding EAL domain-containing protein produces the protein MISSSAADLHADAGLAAILQGGLLNPCYQPVADLAQDRIFGHESLIRGPHQSVLHMPDALFAAARRDGLHAELELASLQAGARRFIELDSPGNLFLNLSGAVLVACWRHYGSGLPVMLLADSGLAADRVVIEITEYDPVGGDLPALNQALACLRASGMRVALDDYGVGNASLQLWAELAPDLVKIDRYFFNGISRDERRLQLVRSMVSTARQLNSTLVAEGIENADDLRTVYELGTRYAQGWFLGRPENEPRTDLPTAARASLQPACATQPTRIPGHTALALRVEAPPVMLARHTNDDVQRLFQEHRHLHAVAVLDTDSRPVGIINRRDFSEHYAQRYTRDLFGRNPCSTFMNPDPVLVDVHTSIDQLSHVLLSDDQRYLADGFVITRGGRYDSLGTGEALVRSVTEMRLEAARYANPLTSLPGNIPISQHIAHLLDHALDFVVCYADLDNFKPFNDVYGYWRGDDMIRLCADSIKRHCDARRDFVGHVGGDDFVVMLRSTDWRLRIERIIAEFNLRALDLYDDQGRHDGGIRAEDRYGVLRFFPCVTLGIGALEVSPVELGSHVRPENLASAAARVKQQVKHGNLALLVQRYQLPARAA, from the coding sequence ATGATCTCGTCTTCCGCAGCAGACCTCCATGCCGACGCCGGCCTGGCCGCCATTCTCCAGGGCGGCCTGCTCAATCCCTGCTACCAGCCGGTGGCCGACCTGGCGCAGGATCGTATTTTCGGCCATGAAAGCCTGATCCGAGGGCCGCACCAAAGCGTGCTGCACATGCCCGACGCCCTGTTCGCCGCGGCGCGCCGCGACGGCCTGCACGCCGAACTCGAACTGGCCAGCCTGCAGGCCGGCGCGCGCCGCTTCATCGAGCTGGATTCGCCCGGCAACCTGTTCCTGAATCTCTCCGGCGCCGTCCTGGTGGCGTGCTGGCGCCACTACGGCAGCGGGCTGCCGGTCATGCTGCTGGCCGACAGCGGCCTGGCGGCCGACCGCGTGGTCATCGAGATCACCGAATACGATCCGGTGGGCGGCGACCTGCCGGCCCTGAACCAGGCCCTGGCCTGCCTGCGCGCCAGCGGCATGCGGGTGGCGCTGGATGACTACGGCGTCGGCAACGCCAGCCTGCAGCTATGGGCCGAACTGGCCCCCGACCTGGTCAAGATCGACCGCTACTTCTTCAATGGCATCAGCCGCGACGAGCGCCGCCTGCAACTGGTGCGCTCCATGGTGTCGACGGCGCGCCAGCTCAACTCCACCCTGGTGGCGGAGGGCATCGAGAATGCCGACGACCTGCGCACGGTCTACGAGCTGGGCACACGCTACGCGCAAGGCTGGTTCCTGGGCCGTCCCGAGAACGAGCCGCGCACCGACCTGCCCACGGCGGCGCGCGCCTCGCTGCAGCCAGCCTGTGCGACGCAACCCACGCGCATCCCGGGCCACACGGCGCTGGCGCTGCGGGTCGAGGCGCCGCCGGTCATGCTGGCGCGCCACACCAACGACGACGTGCAGCGGCTGTTCCAGGAGCATCGCCACCTGCATGCCGTGGCGGTGCTGGACACCGACAGCCGGCCGGTAGGCATCATCAACCGGCGCGACTTCTCCGAGCACTACGCCCAGCGCTATACCCGCGACCTGTTCGGGCGCAATCCATGCTCGACGTTCATGAACCCCGACCCTGTGCTGGTGGACGTGCATACGTCGATCGACCAGCTCAGCCACGTGCTGCTGTCCGACGACCAGCGCTATCTGGCCGATGGCTTCGTCATCACGCGCGGCGGCCGCTACGACAGCCTGGGCACCGGCGAAGCGCTGGTGCGCTCGGTCACCGAAATGCGCCTCGAAGCCGCGCGCTACGCCAACCCGCTGACCTCGCTGCCGGGCAACATCCCCATCAGCCAGCACATCGCCCACCTGCTTGACCATGCGCTCGACTTCGTCGTCTGCTACGCCGACCTGGACAATTTCAAGCCGTTCAACGATGTCTACGGCTACTGGCGCGGCGACGACATGATCCGCCTGTGCGCCGACAGCATCAAGCGCCACTGCGACGCGCGCCGCGACTTCGTCGGCCACGTCGGCGGCGATGACTTCGTCGTCATGCTGCGCAGCACCGACTGGCGCCTGCGGATCGAGCGTATCATCGCCGAGTTCAACCTGCGCGCCCTCGACCTGTACGACGACCAGGGCCGCCACGACGGCGGCATCCGCGCCGAAGACCGCTACGGCGTGCTGCGCTTTTTCCCCTGCGTCACCCTGGGCATCGGCGCGCTGGAGGTCAGCCCGGTCGAACTAGGCAGCCACGTTCGCCCGGAGAACCTCGCCTCGGCCGCCGCCCGCGTCAAGCAGCAGGTCAAGCACGGCAACCTGGCGCTGCTGGTCCAGCGCTACCAACTGCCCGCCCGCGCCGCCTGA
- a CDS encoding LysR family transcriptional regulator, with amino-acid sequence MAAHFDLTDLQLLVHIGDWHSLTRGAEKSHLSLPAASTRVKNLEEHFGTQLLYRTSQGVTLTPSGEAMLRHARTVMQQVEQMRGDMQEFARGVKGHVRVLANTTAMTEFMPAVLARYLAAHPDVNVELRERLSYLVVRAVADGSADIGVVAGCAPDQKLQFIPYRKDRLVVVTPAGHRLAAEESVAFADTLADDYVGLSEWSAIHPFLVQAAASLGRTFKFRVEVGNFEAVCRMIESGVGIGVIPESAALRYARNLDIALVGLTDEWAVRELQICVKNLDSLPVFARELVETLVADGDAAG; translated from the coding sequence ATGGCCGCGCATTTCGATTTGACCGACCTGCAGCTGCTGGTGCATATCGGCGATTGGCACAGCCTGACGCGCGGCGCCGAGAAGTCGCACCTGTCGCTGCCGGCGGCCAGCACGCGGGTCAAGAACCTCGAAGAGCATTTCGGCACCCAGTTGCTGTACCGCACCAGCCAGGGCGTGACCCTGACGCCCTCGGGCGAGGCCATGCTGCGCCATGCCCGCACGGTCATGCAGCAGGTCGAGCAGATGCGCGGCGACATGCAGGAGTTCGCGCGCGGCGTCAAAGGACATGTGCGCGTGCTGGCCAACACGACGGCGATGACCGAGTTCATGCCCGCCGTGCTGGCGCGCTACCTGGCGGCGCACCCGGACGTCAACGTCGAGCTGCGCGAACGGCTGAGCTACCTGGTGGTGCGGGCGGTGGCCGATGGCTCGGCCGATATCGGCGTGGTCGCCGGCTGCGCTCCGGACCAGAAACTGCAGTTCATCCCGTACCGCAAGGACAGGCTGGTGGTCGTGACGCCGGCCGGCCACCGGCTGGCGGCCGAGGAGTCGGTGGCGTTCGCCGATACGCTGGCCGACGATTATGTCGGCTTGTCCGAGTGGAGCGCCATCCATCCGTTCCTGGTGCAGGCGGCCGCCAGCCTGGGGCGCACCTTCAAGTTCCGCGTCGAGGTGGGCAATTTCGAAGCGGTCTGCCGCATGATCGAAAGCGGCGTGGGCATCGGCGTGATCCCGGAGTCGGCCGCGCTGCGCTACGCGCGCAACCTCGATATCGCGCTGGTCGGGCTGACCGACGAGTGGGCCGTGCGCGAGCTGCAGATCTGCGTGAAGAACCTGGACAGCCTGCCGGTTTTCGCGCGCGAGCTGGTGGAAACCTTGGTGGCCGACGGGGACGCGGCCGGCTGA
- a CDS encoding MmgE/PrpD family protein, with amino-acid sequence MTMIPSPSDHPSARLAEFTAGLRYEDIPPAVLRRAEDLFLDSLASILAGAGAPPVQAIARYAAAMGPADGPSQNLVTRTGTTPLFAAMVNAAACHVVEQDDVHNGAVFHPAAVVFPPALAVAQALGRSGRDLLTAAVAGYEAGIRIGEFLGRSHYRIFHTTATVGPLAAAVTVGHLLRLDAAQMLHALGSAGTQSAGLWEFLRDAADSKQLHTAHAAAAGITAAYLAQDGFTGAQRILEGAQGLAAGMSSDADPSRLLDGLGQRWTLAETSFKYHASCRHTHPAADALQHVMREHGLRAADLAAVETLVHQSAIDVLGPVTAPATVHQSKFSMGTVLALIALRGHAGLTEFDAAPGDAEVAALRDKVRMTLDDEVDRAYPRRWIGKVNVTTTDGRRLHGRVDEPKGDLGNTLSRPEIEDKVARLARYGGHATESEVRALIDRVWRIAEQERVGKLLSE; translated from the coding sequence ATGACCATGATCCCTTCCCCATCCGATCACCCCAGCGCCCGGCTGGCCGAATTCACCGCTGGCCTGCGCTACGAGGACATCCCGCCTGCCGTGCTCCGGCGCGCCGAAGACCTGTTCCTCGACAGCCTGGCTTCGATCCTGGCCGGCGCCGGCGCGCCACCAGTGCAGGCCATCGCGCGCTATGCCGCCGCCATGGGCCCGGCCGACGGTCCCTCCCAGAACCTGGTCACGCGCACCGGCACCACGCCGCTGTTCGCCGCCATGGTCAACGCCGCCGCCTGCCACGTGGTCGAACAGGACGACGTGCACAACGGCGCGGTGTTCCACCCCGCGGCGGTGGTATTCCCGCCGGCGCTGGCGGTCGCGCAAGCGCTTGGCCGCAGCGGCCGCGACCTGCTGACCGCGGCGGTGGCCGGCTATGAGGCCGGCATCCGCATCGGCGAATTCCTCGGCCGTTCGCACTACAGGATCTTCCATACCACCGCCACGGTCGGCCCCCTGGCCGCCGCCGTCACGGTCGGCCATCTGCTGCGGCTCGACGCCGCGCAGATGCTGCATGCCCTGGGCTCGGCGGGCACGCAATCGGCCGGCCTGTGGGAGTTCCTGCGCGATGCCGCGGACTCCAAGCAACTGCACACCGCGCACGCCGCCGCCGCGGGCATCACGGCGGCCTACCTGGCGCAGGACGGCTTCACCGGCGCGCAGCGCATCCTCGAGGGCGCGCAGGGCCTGGCCGCCGGCATGTCCAGCGACGCCGACCCCAGCCGGCTGCTCGACGGCCTGGGCCAGCGCTGGACCCTGGCCGAGACCTCGTTCAAATACCACGCCTCGTGCCGCCACACCCACCCGGCGGCCGACGCCTTGCAGCACGTGATGCGCGAACATGGCCTGCGCGCCGCCGACCTGGCGGCGGTCGAAACCCTGGTGCACCAGAGCGCCATCGACGTGCTGGGGCCGGTCACCGCCCCCGCCACCGTCCATCAATCGAAGTTCTCGATGGGCACCGTGCTGGCGCTGATCGCGCTGCGCGGCCACGCCGGCCTCACCGAATTCGACGCCGCCCCGGGCGACGCCGAGGTGGCGGCGCTGCGCGACAAGGTGCGCATGACGCTGGACGACGAGGTGGACCGCGCCTACCCCAGGCGCTGGATCGGCAAGGTCAACGTCACCACCACCGACGGCCGCCGCCTCCACGGCCGCGTCGACGAGCCCAAGGGCGACCTCGGCAACACCCTCTCGCGCCCCGAAATCGAAGACAAGGTCGCGCGGCTGGCGCGCTACGGCGGACACGCCACCGAAAGCGAAGTCCGCGCCCTGATCGACCGGGTATGGCGCATCGCCGAGCAGGAGCGCGTGGGCAAGCTGTTGAGCGAGTAA
- the rph gene encoding ribonuclease PH: MSTSAADTLSRPSGRAVDALRPFSLERGFTRYAEGSVLVRAGNTHVLCTASVLEKVPPFLKGRGEGWVTAEYGMLPRATHTRGDREAARGKQSGRTQEIQRLIGRSLRAVFDLRLLGERTLHLDCDVLQADGGTRCASITGAWVAAADAVALLMQRGDLAHNPIRDAVAAVSVGLVDGRAVLDLDYQEDSACAADVNVVMTGSGAFVEVQGTGEGATFTRGELDTMLGLAEGGIAQLVRAQREALQ; the protein is encoded by the coding sequence GTGAGCACTTCCGCCGCCGATACTCTTTCCCGTCCGTCCGGCCGCGCCGTCGACGCCTTGCGGCCGTTCAGCCTGGAGCGCGGCTTCACGCGTTATGCCGAAGGCTCGGTGCTGGTGCGCGCGGGCAATACGCATGTGCTGTGCACGGCCAGCGTGCTCGAGAAGGTGCCGCCGTTTCTGAAGGGACGCGGCGAAGGCTGGGTGACCGCCGAGTACGGCATGCTGCCGCGCGCCACGCATACGCGCGGCGACCGCGAGGCCGCGCGCGGCAAGCAAAGCGGCCGCACCCAGGAAATCCAGCGCCTGATCGGCCGCAGCCTGCGCGCGGTGTTCGACCTGCGCCTGCTGGGCGAACGCACCCTGCACCTGGATTGCGACGTGCTGCAGGCCGACGGCGGTACGCGTTGCGCCAGCATCACGGGCGCCTGGGTGGCCGCCGCCGACGCCGTGGCGCTGCTGATGCAGCGCGGCGACCTGGCGCACAACCCGATCCGCGACGCGGTCGCCGCCGTGTCGGTCGGCCTGGTGGATGGACGCGCGGTGCTGGACCTGGATTACCAGGAAGATTCGGCCTGCGCGGCCGACGTCAATGTGGTGATGACCGGCAGCGGCGCATTCGTCGAAGTGCAGGGCACCGGCGAGGGCGCCACCTTCACGCGCGGCGAACTCGACACGATGCTGGGGCTGGCCGAAGGCGGCATCGCCCAGCTCGTGCGGGCGCAGCGCGAGGCACTGCAGTAA
- a CDS encoding YicC/YloC family endoribonuclease has protein sequence MIRSMTAFGNARADLEQGSLALELRSVNSRYLDLYFRLPDELRHVETPLRELLTAKLARGKVEVRVSYTRAASTELSTLDPQWLRSLAAQLDNARAVLPEVAAPRLVELFNWPGQRGNDALDPQAWGAACMQAAQQALAQMQEGRAREGERLAAMMRECADGVGRIVDGVETHLPQLLADHREKLALKLREAVESAFPGGFAHITGPELSERLTQEATLFALRIDVAEELSRLRSHLEELRHLLGDGPAKSDAKRGGSAGKRLDFLFQEMNREANTLGSKAGSLEVTRAAMDLKLLIEQMREQAQNLE, from the coding sequence ATGATCCGCAGCATGACTGCCTTCGGCAACGCCCGCGCCGACCTCGAGCAGGGCTCGCTCGCGCTCGAGCTGCGCAGCGTCAACAGCCGTTATCTCGACCTGTATTTCCGCCTGCCCGACGAGCTGCGCCACGTCGAGACGCCGCTGCGCGAATTGCTGACCGCCAAGCTGGCGCGCGGCAAGGTCGAAGTGCGCGTGTCGTATACCCGCGCCGCCTCCACCGAACTCTCCACGCTGGACCCGCAATGGCTGCGCTCGCTGGCCGCGCAACTGGACAACGCGCGCGCCGTCCTGCCCGAAGTCGCCGCGCCGCGCCTGGTCGAACTGTTCAACTGGCCCGGCCAGCGCGGCAACGACGCGCTCGATCCGCAGGCCTGGGGCGCGGCCTGCATGCAGGCCGCCCAGCAAGCGCTGGCGCAGATGCAGGAAGGCCGCGCCCGCGAAGGCGAGCGCCTGGCCGCGATGATGCGCGAATGCGCCGACGGCGTGGGCCGCATTGTCGACGGCGTCGAAACCCACCTGCCCCAGCTGCTGGCCGATCACCGCGAGAAGCTGGCGCTCAAGCTGCGCGAAGCGGTCGAATCGGCCTTCCCCGGCGGCTTCGCCCACATCACCGGACCGGAGCTGTCCGAGCGCCTGACTCAGGAAGCCACCCTTTTCGCGTTGCGCATCGACGTCGCCGAAGAACTCTCGCGCCTGCGCTCGCACCTCGAAGAATTGCGCCACCTGCTGGGCGACGGCCCCGCCAAATCCGACGCCAAGCGCGGCGGTAGCGCCGGCAAGCGCCTGGACTTCCTGTTCCAGGAAATGAACCGCGAGGCCAACACCCTGGGTTCCAAGGCCGGCAGCCTGGAAGTCACGCGCGCGGCGATGGATCTCAAGCTGCTGATCGAGCAGATGCGCGAACAGGCGCAGAACCTGGAGTGA
- a CDS encoding helix-turn-helix domain-containing protein, with translation MSTAFNNIRQGLSEAIAHAKGNVHGMRVHRPRQVDVKAVRAKVGMTQEQFAAQFGFSPATLRHWERGDRTPRGAALVLLNVIDRNPQAVIEALA, from the coding sequence TTGAGCACTGCATTCAACAACATTAGGCAGGGCCTGTCGGAAGCGATCGCTCACGCCAAGGGCAATGTTCATGGCATGCGCGTGCATCGCCCCCGCCAGGTCGATGTCAAGGCCGTGCGTGCCAAAGTGGGCATGACCCAGGAACAGTTCGCCGCCCAGTTCGGCTTCTCGCCCGCAACCCTGCGGCACTGGGAACGTGGCGACCGCACTCCCCGGGGGGCCGCGCTGGTTCTGCTCAACGTGATCGACCGGAATCCCCAGGCGGTGATCGAAGCGCTGGCCTGA
- a CDS encoding C40 family peptidase gives MTPPTRKARLLSLSLPAFLTAPLLALGLSLSPDTAQAALSPKARPSLQGLRLAGEPTVPTLRDRVVQAGLDAIGTPYSWGGDDPADGFDCSGLVLFVYRHTAGLELPRTARAQRGAGRTVARKNLRPGDLVFFATRGRGVTSHVGIYIGQDQFVHAPTRGSKVRVDSMDNRYWNKRFVGARRYLDTPAAGGTLLAASEN, from the coding sequence ATGACTCCCCCTACGCGAAAAGCCCGACTCCTGTCGCTGTCCCTGCCCGCCTTCCTGACCGCCCCGCTGCTCGCGCTGGGCCTGTCGCTCTCCCCCGATACCGCGCAAGCCGCGCTCTCGCCCAAGGCCCGCCCTTCGCTGCAGGGCCTGCGCCTGGCCGGCGAACCCACCGTTCCCACGCTGCGCGACCGCGTCGTCCAGGCCGGCCTGGACGCCATCGGCACACCCTACAGCTGGGGCGGCGACGACCCCGCCGATGGCTTCGATTGCAGCGGCCTGGTGCTGTTCGTGTACCGCCACACCGCCGGGCTGGAGTTGCCGCGCACCGCGCGCGCGCAGCGCGGCGCCGGGCGCACCGTGGCCCGCAAGAACCTGCGGCCGGGCGACCTGGTGTTCTTTGCCACCCGCGGCCGCGGCGTGACCTCGCATGTAGGCATCTATATCGGCCAGGACCAGTTCGTGCACGCCCCCACGCGCGGCTCCAAGGTCCGCGTCGACAGCATGGACAACCGCTACTGGAACAAGCGCTTCGTCGGCGCGCGCCGCTATCTCGACACGCCCGCCGCCGGCGGCACCCTGCTGGCCGCCAGCGAGAACTGA
- a CDS encoding SDR family oxidoreductase, whose protein sequence is MQANANSGVKVALVTGAGTGIGRAVALEFLAQGYRVVLAGRRREPLEQTRIAAGEDGVRALVVPTDVAREESVRELFDETQRAYGRLDVLFNNAGRGAPAVPIEELPVETWRDVVDTNLTGMFLCAQAAIRLMKAQQPQGGRIINNGSISAHAPRPFSIAYTATKHAVTGLTKSISLDCRPYGIACGQIDIGNAATEMTERMAAGILQADGSTRQEPRMDVAHVAHAVAEMARLPLDTNVQFMTIMATNMPFVGRG, encoded by the coding sequence ATGCAAGCCAACGCTAATTCGGGCGTCAAGGTCGCATTGGTGACGGGGGCGGGCACGGGTATCGGCCGTGCCGTGGCGCTGGAATTCCTGGCGCAGGGGTATCGCGTGGTGCTGGCAGGCCGGCGCCGCGAGCCGCTGGAGCAGACCCGCATCGCCGCCGGCGAGGATGGCGTGCGCGCGCTGGTGGTGCCGACCGACGTGGCCCGCGAGGAATCGGTGCGCGAGCTGTTCGACGAGACGCAGCGCGCCTATGGCCGGCTGGATGTGCTGTTCAACAATGCCGGGCGCGGCGCGCCGGCCGTGCCCATCGAGGAGTTGCCGGTCGAGACCTGGCGCGACGTGGTGGATACCAACCTGACCGGCATGTTCCTGTGCGCGCAGGCGGCGATCCGCCTGATGAAGGCGCAGCAGCCGCAGGGCGGGCGCATCATCAACAACGGTTCGATTTCCGCGCATGCGCCGCGGCCGTTCTCGATCGCCTACACCGCGACCAAGCATGCGGTCACGGGCCTGACCAAGTCGATTTCGCTGGATTGCCGGCCCTACGGCATCGCCTGCGGGCAGATCGATATCGGCAACGCCGCCACCGAGATGACCGAGCGCATGGCCGCCGGTATCCTGCAGGCCGATGGCAGCACCCGCCAGGAGCCGCGCATGGACGTGGCGCATGTCGCGCACGCCGTGGCCGAAATGGCCCGCCTGCCGCTGGACACGAACGTGCAGTTCATGACCATCATGGCCACCAACATGCCGTTCGTGGGACGCGGCTGA
- a CDS encoding c-type cytochrome, translating into MHPHRLVRCRWPVLSALAVAALCSPAAHAQAPAPADAARIASQGADGVAACVTCHGAKGEGNPAAGFPHLAGLGSGYLYEQLTALANGSRANPVMAPVAKGLSDAQRQALAEYYAGLSAPFDADRLAATHLGEPAKADTGAWLAVRGAWDRNVPACNQCHGPGGIGVGTAFPALAGQSAAYIAGQLRAWRQGQRPPGPLALMPAVATRLSDAEIDAVSAYYANLPKQAAAPRPEAAK; encoded by the coding sequence ATGCACCCACACCGGCTTGTCCGTTGCCGCTGGCCCGTCCTGTCGGCGCTGGCCGTCGCGGCCCTCTGTAGCCCGGCGGCGCACGCGCAGGCCCCCGCCCCCGCCGACGCCGCCCGCATCGCCAGCCAGGGGGCCGACGGCGTGGCCGCCTGTGTCACCTGTCATGGCGCCAAGGGCGAAGGCAACCCGGCCGCCGGTTTTCCGCATTTGGCGGGCCTGGGTTCGGGCTATCTGTACGAGCAGCTCACCGCCCTGGCCAACGGCTCGCGCGCCAACCCGGTCATGGCGCCCGTTGCGAAAGGGCTGAGCGACGCGCAGCGCCAGGCCCTGGCCGAGTACTACGCCGGCCTGTCCGCCCCCTTCGATGCCGACCGACTGGCCGCCACCCACCTGGGCGAGCCCGCCAAGGCCGATACCGGCGCCTGGCTGGCGGTGCGCGGCGCCTGGGACAGGAACGTACCCGCCTGCAACCAGTGCCACGGACCCGGCGGCATCGGGGTAGGCACGGCCTTCCCGGCGCTGGCCGGCCAGTCGGCCGCCTACATCGCCGGCCAGTTGCGCGCATGGCGCCAGGGCCAGCGACCGCCCGGCCCGCTGGCCTTGATGCCCGCCGTCGCCACCCGCCTGAGCGATGCCGAGATCGACGCGGTCTCGGCCTATTACGCCAACCTTCCCAAGCAGGCCGCCGCGCCGCGACCGGAGGCCGCCAAATGA
- a CDS encoding c-type cytochrome yields the protein MKHALIHRLALASLLAAALPAAPALAADAPPAFTPPAADAIPDNEFGKVVREEEQIFLHTPQRAAKFVGNDLTCASCHLDAGRRADSAPMWAAYVLYPAYRAKNGHVNTLAERLQGCFRYSMNGESPPADDPTLVALQSYMYWLASKAPTGVKLAGRGYRKLPAPPQKPDYLRGKTAYAQYCAVCHGAEGQGQKNGRHWVFPALWGEHSFNWGAGMHQIGNAAGFIKANMPLGQAGLLSDQEAWDVAYFMNAHERPQDPRYQGSVAQTRAKYHDSDDSLYGMEVNGHLLGSAAPPSGGKLRAAGK from the coding sequence ATGAAGCACGCACTGATCCACCGCCTTGCGCTGGCCTCGCTGCTGGCCGCCGCCTTGCCGGCCGCGCCAGCCCTGGCCGCCGACGCCCCGCCCGCGTTCACGCCGCCCGCGGCCGACGCCATTCCCGATAACGAGTTCGGCAAAGTGGTGCGCGAGGAAGAGCAGATCTTCCTGCATACCCCGCAGCGCGCCGCCAAGTTCGTCGGCAACGACCTGACCTGCGCCAGCTGCCACCTGGACGCGGGCCGGCGCGCCGATTCCGCGCCCATGTGGGCGGCCTACGTGCTGTATCCGGCCTACCGGGCCAAGAACGGGCACGTCAACACGCTGGCCGAGCGCCTGCAGGGCTGTTTTCGCTACAGCATGAATGGCGAATCCCCGCCGGCCGACGACCCCACGCTGGTCGCCCTGCAGTCGTACATGTACTGGCTGGCGAGCAAGGCCCCGACCGGCGTCAAGCTGGCGGGCCGGGGCTATCGCAAGCTGCCGGCGCCGCCGCAAAAACCCGACTACCTGCGCGGCAAGACCGCCTACGCGCAATATTGCGCCGTCTGCCACGGCGCCGAAGGCCAGGGGCAGAAAAACGGCCGGCACTGGGTCTTCCCCGCGTTGTGGGGCGAGCACTCGTTCAACTGGGGCGCGGGCATGCACCAGATCGGCAACGCGGCCGGCTTCATCAAGGCCAATATGCCGCTGGGCCAGGCCGGCCTGCTGAGCGACCAGGAAGCCTGGGACGTGGCGTACTTCATGAACGCCCACGAACGCCCGCAGGACCCCCGCTACCAGGGCTCGGTGGCGCAGACGCGCGCCAAGTACCACGATTCGGACGACTCCCTGTACGGGATGGAAGTCAACGGCCATCTGCTGGGCAGCGCAGCGCCGCCGTCCGGCGGCAAGCTGCGGGCGGCCGGCAAGTAG
- the gmk gene encoding guanylate kinase, whose amino-acid sequence MSAPSGNVFMVVAPSGAGKSSLVRALLDRDPSLVLSISCTTRAPRPGEQDGREYRFVDQAEFARLRDAQQLLEWAEVHGNFYGTPRDRIDEATRAGHDVLLEIDWQGARQVKQRYPEAIGIFVLPPSIDELESRLKARGQDAPQVIARRLLAAGGEIAHAPECEYVIINQEFSVALTELVQIISAARLRFSSQAVRNAQLFSQLGIPAAH is encoded by the coding sequence ATGTCCGCACCCTCCGGCAATGTATTCATGGTCGTCGCTCCCAGCGGCGCCGGCAAGTCCAGCCTGGTTCGCGCCCTGCTCGACCGCGATCCCTCTCTCGTGCTGTCCATTTCGTGCACCACGCGCGCGCCGCGCCCCGGCGAGCAAGACGGCCGCGAGTACCGCTTCGTCGACCAGGCCGAATTCGCCCGCCTGCGCGATGCGCAACAGCTGCTCGAATGGGCCGAGGTGCACGGGAATTTCTATGGCACCCCGCGCGACCGCATCGACGAGGCCACCCGCGCCGGCCATGACGTCCTGCTGGAAATCGACTGGCAGGGCGCGCGGCAGGTCAAGCAGCGCTACCCCGAGGCCATCGGCATATTCGTCCTGCCGCCTTCCATCGACGAGCTGGAAAGCCGCCTGAAGGCCCGCGGCCAGGATGCGCCCCAGGTCATCGCGCGCCGCCTGCTGGCTGCCGGCGGCGAGATCGCGCACGCGCCTGAATGCGAATATGTTATTATTAATCAAGAATTTAGCGTAGCCCTGACGGAACTGGTGCAAATCATCAGTGCCGCGCGGCTGCGTTTTTCGTCCCAGGCCGTGCGCAATGCGCAGTTGTTCTCGCAACTGGGCATACCCGCCGCGCACTGA